From Calditrichota bacterium, one genomic window encodes:
- a CDS encoding sigma-54-dependent Fis family transcriptional regulator — MNQLGPTFAEGMDVLWVLTNGYRKREIPKMPEPTLLIVDEETSAIERVTRSLRGEGGYRVLHETNPNNVLNRLETETVDVVLCDVDLKGTSGISLIGDIRSRHLRLPVVIYSENDDSERIVEAMENGATNYVTQPMEPRLLARTVDAALSNLRLAGEVEKLKRRLGGDHKLGGLVGRSAAMHKVFDAIRDVAAVDTTVLIRAETGAGKELVARALHFEGPRAEKPFIKVNCAALPETLLESELFGHEKGAFTDAKQTRIGKFEAANGGTIFLDEIGELSLATQVKLLNVLQDREIERLGGNRKIPVNIRVVTATNRDLERMIQEGRFRMDLYYRLNVVPITIPPLRERKEDIPMLCAHFLDKIGSRLQKGVFTMTDDAMAMMLSHPWPGNVRELENVIERAILASTTTTVTANTLQFLKQPIPTTENISFAPQMSYPINTATPSAPAQTVPAEPENLFALGPLKTAVRNFEKQFIENAMLAANGHVIKAARMLQIDRTTLWKKAKDLGVDLHPEDEM, encoded by the coding sequence ATGAATCAGCTCGGCCCGACATTTGCCGAAGGTATGGATGTTCTGTGGGTGCTAACGAATGGATATCGGAAACGGGAGATCCCCAAGATGCCTGAACCAACGCTTTTGATCGTTGATGAAGAGACGTCCGCCATCGAACGTGTCACACGTTCCTTGCGCGGAGAAGGTGGCTACCGCGTGTTGCACGAAACTAACCCCAATAACGTGCTCAACCGGTTGGAAACCGAAACTGTGGATGTGGTCCTCTGTGATGTGGACCTAAAGGGTACGTCCGGAATATCGCTGATCGGCGATATCCGCTCGCGCCATTTGCGCTTACCCGTCGTGATCTATTCGGAGAATGATGACTCCGAAAGAATCGTCGAAGCGATGGAAAACGGCGCGACCAATTATGTAACTCAGCCGATGGAGCCGAGGCTCCTCGCGCGTACTGTGGATGCCGCGCTGTCTAACCTTCGTCTGGCGGGCGAAGTGGAAAAATTGAAGCGTCGGCTCGGTGGGGATCACAAACTCGGCGGTCTCGTGGGGCGCTCGGCCGCCATGCACAAAGTCTTTGACGCCATCCGCGACGTCGCAGCGGTCGACACCACCGTTCTGATCCGGGCCGAAACCGGCGCCGGTAAAGAACTCGTGGCTCGTGCTCTGCACTTCGAAGGCCCGCGCGCGGAAAAACCGTTTATCAAAGTAAACTGTGCCGCGCTTCCCGAAACCCTGCTCGAATCCGAACTCTTCGGACACGAAAAAGGGGCCTTCACCGATGCAAAGCAAACTCGTATCGGCAAGTTCGAAGCAGCCAACGGCGGTACGATCTTCTTGGACGAAATCGGCGAACTGTCGCTTGCTACGCAGGTCAAGCTGCTCAATGTCCTGCAGGATCGAGAAATCGAACGACTCGGCGGAAATCGCAAGATTCCGGTCAACATTCGTGTCGTCACGGCCACCAACCGCGACCTCGAACGGATGATTCAGGAAGGCCGCTTCCGCATGGATCTCTACTACCGTCTGAATGTCGTGCCAATCACTATCCCGCCGTTGCGTGAGCGTAAAGAAGATATTCCCATGCTCTGTGCGCACTTCCTGGACAAGATCGGAAGCCGTTTGCAGAAAGGCGTCTTCACCATGACCGATGACGCGATGGCGATGATGCTGTCGCATCCGTGGCCCGGTAATGTCCGAGAACTTGAGAATGTCATCGAACGCGCAATTCTGGCCAGCACCACCACAACGGTGACTGCGAACACGCTGCAGTTCTTGAAACAGCCGATTCCGACGACCGAGAATATCAGCTTCGCTCCGCAAATGAGTTACCCGATCAACACGGCGACACCGTCCGCTCCGGCGCAAACGGTGCCTGCCGAACCGGAAAACTTGTTCGCTCTCGGCCCGCTGAAAACTGCCGTCCGCAATTTCGAGAAACAGTTTATCGAAAATGCGATGCTGGCCGCGAATGGCCATGTCATCAAGGCTGCCAGAATGCTGCAAATCGACCGCACCACTCTGTGGAAAAAAGCAAAAGACTTGGGGGTCGACCTGCACCCCGAAGACGAAATGTAA
- a CDS encoding 4-hydroxy-tetrahydrodipicolinate synthase has product MNFYRGLWIAVVTPFKNGQIDEAALQNLVAGLANRGVDGFVPLGTTGEASCLSLEERRRVIQLVLEAADGCDVAPGCGTNATAQTIELVKEAKKLGAQGAMVITPYYNKPTQEGLAAHFEAVHNATDLPLLLYNVPGRTSVNMLPATVEKLSDLPRVASIKEASGNLEQISEIAARVEGRMTVLSGDDGLTLPILSVGGVGVVSVAGHVCPDLLRSMIDSYDRNDMPSARLLHQTLAPIAKAMFLETNPAPVKYALSAMGQIANEFRLPIVPVRKETEGKIRVAIAAYLENLNVA; this is encoded by the coding sequence ATGAACTTCTACAGAGGATTGTGGATTGCGGTGGTCACACCGTTCAAAAATGGGCAGATTGACGAGGCCGCCCTGCAGAATTTGGTCGCCGGACTTGCGAATCGCGGCGTGGATGGTTTTGTGCCATTGGGGACGACCGGGGAAGCATCGTGCCTCTCTTTGGAAGAAAGACGACGAGTCATTCAGTTGGTTCTGGAAGCTGCGGATGGCTGTGACGTCGCTCCGGGATGCGGCACAAATGCCACGGCTCAGACGATTGAATTGGTGAAGGAAGCCAAGAAATTAGGTGCGCAGGGGGCCATGGTCATCACACCTTATTACAACAAACCGACTCAGGAAGGGCTGGCAGCGCATTTTGAAGCCGTGCATAATGCGACGGATTTGCCGCTGCTGCTGTATAATGTGCCGGGTCGGACGAGTGTGAACATGCTTCCGGCAACGGTTGAGAAGCTGTCGGACTTGCCGCGGGTGGCTTCAATCAAGGAAGCCAGTGGAAATCTGGAGCAAATCAGTGAAATAGCTGCTCGGGTGGAGGGCCGAATGACGGTGCTCTCGGGGGATGACGGGCTGACTTTGCCGATTCTTTCGGTTGGCGGCGTCGGAGTAGTGTCGGTGGCGGGGCATGTTTGCCCGGATTTGCTGCGGAGCATGATTGATTCTTATGACCGCAATGATATGCCTTCGGCGCGGCTGCTGCATCAGACGTTGGCACCGATTGCCAAAGCAATGTTCCTCGAAACGAATCCGGCTCCGGTGAAATACGCACTTTCGGCAATGGGGCAGATTGCCAACGAATTCAGGTTGCCGATCGTACCTGTCAGGAAAGAAACGGAAGGGAAGATTCGCGTGGCGATTGCCGCGTATTTGGAGAATTTGAATGTCGCATAA
- a CDS encoding 4-hydroxy-tetrahydrodipicolinate reductase has protein sequence MSHKVIQVALFGAAGRMGRVILHEARISKTVKVTHAFDPAGAGQYFDELLIQPNCFGVRDHVDVAVDFSLAHAVADNVKCCRDAKVNYVCGVTAISDETKQALRDASKDIAVLHAPNMSPGMNVLFALVAEAAAALPGYKAYLTESHHTKKVDAPSGTAVRIAEILEDTVGQKPDVFSLRVGDVVGEHTLVLGGHGERLEISHRADSRAVFAHGALRAAEWIAGQPAGFYGMGDVLGL, from the coding sequence ATGTCGCATAAGGTGATACAGGTCGCGTTGTTTGGCGCGGCGGGCCGGATGGGCCGGGTGATTTTGCATGAAGCCCGGATCAGCAAGACTGTTAAGGTCACGCACGCGTTTGATCCGGCGGGAGCGGGACAGTATTTTGACGAACTTTTGATTCAACCGAATTGTTTCGGTGTCCGGGATCACGTAGACGTGGCCGTCGATTTTTCGTTGGCGCACGCGGTGGCGGACAACGTGAAATGCTGCCGGGACGCGAAGGTGAACTATGTGTGCGGAGTGACGGCGATTTCTGATGAAACGAAACAGGCTCTGCGTGACGCGTCCAAAGATATTGCGGTGCTGCACGCGCCAAATATGTCGCCGGGAATGAATGTGTTGTTTGCTCTCGTTGCCGAAGCGGCGGCGGCGCTGCCGGGATATAAGGCTTACTTGACGGAGTCGCATCATACGAAGAAGGTGGATGCGCCTTCGGGTACGGCGGTGAGGATAGCGGAGATTTTGGAAGATACCGTCGGGCAAAAACCTGACGTTTTTTCGCTCAGAGTGGGTGACGTGGTGGGCGAACACACGCTGGTTTTGGGTGGACACGGCGAGCGGTTGGAAATCTCGCATCGTGCGGATTCGCGGGCGGTGTTTGCGCATGGTGCGCTGCGCGCGGCGGAGTGGATTGCGGGGCAGCCCGCGGGGTTCTACGGGATGGGGGACGTGTTGGGACTGTAG
- a CDS encoding endonuclease domain-containing protein has product MRREPTVAEKLLWHKIRARQLGVKFRRQHALGDFIVDFVSLERMLIIEIDGPTHAEPEQIAYDARRSESLESKGFRLVRFTNQQVKESMEYVLDTILEKLEAK; this is encoded by the coding sequence ATGCGGCGCGAGCCGACCGTGGCGGAGAAGCTGCTCTGGCACAAGATCCGCGCGCGACAGCTTGGTGTGAAATTTCGCAGGCAGCACGCACTCGGAGATTTCATCGTGGACTTTGTGTCGCTGGAGCGAATGCTCATAATCGAAATCGACGGACCGACCCACGCTGAGCCGGAGCAAATTGCATACGACGCGAGGCGGTCGGAGTCTCTTGAATCCAAGGGCTTTCGTCTTGTTCGGTTCACGAATCAACAAGTTAAGGAGAGCATGGAGTATGTTCTCGATACGATTCTCGAAAAGCTTGAAGCTAAATAA
- a CDS encoding T9SS type A sorting domain-containing protein: MNDGYLLCGEAREWNALAGHGLIVKIDHAGQLVWQRHYLHSQDERFKSIIPRENGFWVGCERVEANGESNRLRVYELSSFGDVNVTFWHELGQDEPYRVRLGNMHSIGTMHFTTSYSLDLFPGERMFVLETSDVTGNSQMRYFGAGAINQNAGHIVLDETTFESLLYGTSRASIAEDSDGLLEYDNLNSATVGGDGDDGFFAAVQASSGNQVVFTGYTELSETGKDLWVVGTVLRDADSVLWMSHYGGLSYEDGVEIVNAADSGFIVAGNFSSEDIEFEQSDFWLLKVDSNGDSVWSVVKGGEEADRCEGMIKTENGFLLFGESQSYAVPGWDGCAMLLAYVPDLAPAPGALNFGVVGVSDSATRTLGLINTGTNVLTVTEISGTENYSAEFSGPQTVEIGDTLRVNVVFAPQSPGNHIDTLRIFSDAVSGTKIVRCLGAGMAAAADDESLLPTTFSLHPPYPNPFNPATTISIDVPRQADVELTIFDVQGRVVETLFDGELSAGTHSLVWSCGTCAGGVYFARLRTSEFVGIQKLVLLK; this comes from the coding sequence GTGAACGACGGGTATTTGCTGTGTGGCGAAGCGCGGGAATGGAATGCGCTGGCGGGGCATGGATTGATTGTAAAGATCGATCACGCTGGCCAGTTGGTTTGGCAGCGTCACTATCTGCATTCTCAGGATGAACGTTTCAAAAGTATTATTCCCAGAGAAAACGGGTTTTGGGTTGGATGCGAGCGCGTCGAAGCAAATGGCGAATCCAACAGGTTGCGGGTCTATGAGTTGAGTTCATTCGGGGACGTTAATGTGACGTTTTGGCACGAGCTCGGTCAAGATGAACCGTACCGAGTGCGATTGGGCAACATGCATTCGATCGGCACAATGCACTTCACAACCTCGTACTCGTTGGACCTGTTTCCGGGCGAGCGGATGTTCGTTCTCGAAACGAGTGACGTCACGGGCAATTCTCAGATGCGTTATTTCGGTGCCGGCGCGATCAATCAGAACGCAGGGCACATTGTGCTCGACGAAACGACGTTTGAATCATTGCTGTACGGAACTTCGCGAGCAAGTATCGCTGAAGATTCCGACGGTTTGCTCGAATATGACAACTTGAACAGCGCAACCGTCGGCGGCGACGGCGACGACGGTTTTTTTGCGGCGGTGCAAGCGTCGTCAGGCAACCAGGTCGTGTTTACAGGTTATACAGAGCTTTCCGAGACAGGCAAGGATTTGTGGGTAGTGGGAACGGTGCTTCGCGACGCCGATTCAGTTCTTTGGATGAGCCACTACGGTGGACTATCGTATGAAGACGGCGTAGAAATTGTCAACGCCGCTGACTCCGGGTTTATCGTCGCCGGAAATTTCTCTTCTGAAGATATCGAATTTGAGCAGTCGGATTTTTGGTTGTTGAAAGTGGACTCGAATGGGGATAGTGTTTGGTCCGTTGTGAAGGGCGGCGAAGAGGCGGATCGGTGTGAAGGGATGATCAAAACTGAAAACGGGTTTTTGCTGTTTGGAGAATCGCAGTCTTATGCTGTGCCGGGTTGGGACGGGTGCGCGATGCTATTGGCTTATGTACCGGACCTTGCGCCTGCGCCGGGGGCTTTGAACTTTGGCGTCGTGGGTGTGAGCGACAGCGCGACGCGAACATTGGGTTTGATCAACACGGGAACGAACGTGTTAACAGTGACAGAGATTTCCGGAACGGAGAACTATTCGGCGGAATTTTCGGGACCGCAAACGGTTGAGATCGGCGATACGCTGCGTGTGAACGTCGTCTTTGCTCCGCAGAGTCCGGGCAACCACATCGACACGCTGCGGATTTTCAGCGACGCGGTATCGGGAACGAAGATCGTGCGCTGCTTGGGAGCGGGGATGGCCGCCGCTGCGGACGACGAATCACTTTTGCCGACGACATTCAGCTTGCATCCTCCCTATCCGAATCCGTTCAATCCGGCGACGACGATTTCAATCGACGTACCGCGACAAGCGGACGTGGAACTGACAATATTTGACGTGCAAGGTCGCGTCGTGGAGACCTTATTTGACGGAGAATTGAGCGCGGGCACGCATTCTCTTGTGTGGTCGTGCGGCACCTGCGCAGGCGGCGTGTATTTCGCCCGTCTGCGCACATCTGAGTTTGTGGGGATTCAGAAACTCGTGCTCCTCAAATGA
- a CDS encoding T9SS type A sorting domain-containing protein has translation MKFIIILFFVGSALAQPVLDSIYVIDSTSAYFSQAVPLDDGGYILSGAQFEGRNSFWRVARMNAQREITWSRIFLSNPFFTMNEITVTDDAILVPGEITVPIDSNTSTSASMAVAYSLDGDSLWANPFEDSLNYVKFSSACAAPDGGFYILGVIGIIEGTRFNHQIRLLRVTSTGEVVWDRRYGGIDYDAGGTIVRLAGDSLLVTALAVRNNVYNVEFMWTNLDGDSLGATLFPLDDSAYIYYPHHLYRRSDGWDFLWLVDYGSNDNTDSTFWLRTDFSGEVQFQRMLSAPTNSMQNFAPANDDFLTTGYSPFGTQNRNVVSGRANVAGYWYYNDPVDLPFSQEGYGFVPNDDEIIEVIGRSATSDSTGGNPCIFYLGGGGFSSYLYPIPALLEFGVVELDSAATRELGLSITWDSSVTITDFAVPDWAALSLDVPVTIQAGETLHCQAVFRPNALTQFTDTIHIFSDARNQDLGIPIHGAAPYPECRPSLATVNFFWTFVGDSVRRPLSIRNTGTVPLHIDPIAEPVPFFLDSTGPFVVPADSYAVLWFEFWPDSGIDYERLMILNSDDPGGPDTVRLLGRGIAQEVDANDRPELPTEFAVYPAYPNPFNATVSIRFDLPVTETVELVLFDLQGRRVKSVLSEVLNAGSRVVHIDGESLASGIYFARISTEAEHVVQKLLLVR, from the coding sequence ATGAAATTTATCATAATTTTGTTCTTTGTGGGTTCGGCGCTGGCGCAGCCGGTGCTGGACAGTATTTATGTGATTGACAGCACGAGCGCGTATTTTTCGCAGGCCGTGCCGCTGGACGACGGAGGATACATTCTTTCGGGTGCGCAGTTTGAAGGGCGCAATTCCTTTTGGCGCGTGGCGCGGATGAATGCTCAGCGGGAAATTACTTGGTCGCGAATTTTTCTGTCAAATCCGTTCTTCACGATGAATGAAATCACGGTGACAGACGACGCGATCCTCGTGCCCGGCGAAATCACCGTGCCGATTGATTCAAACACTTCGACGTCGGCTTCGATGGCGGTGGCATACTCTTTGGACGGAGACAGCTTGTGGGCAAACCCGTTTGAAGACTCGCTGAACTATGTAAAGTTCTCCTCGGCCTGTGCGGCTCCTGACGGCGGATTTTACATTCTCGGCGTGATTGGCATAATCGAAGGCACAAGATTCAATCATCAGATTCGTTTGCTGCGAGTGACATCGACAGGGGAAGTCGTGTGGGACAGAAGATACGGCGGCATCGACTATGACGCGGGCGGCACAATCGTCAGACTTGCGGGGGATTCTCTGCTCGTGACGGCCCTTGCTGTGCGAAACAACGTTTACAATGTCGAGTTCATGTGGACGAATTTGGACGGAGACAGCCTCGGCGCGACGCTCTTTCCCTTGGATGATTCCGCGTACATCTATTATCCGCACCATTTGTACCGCCGCAGTGACGGATGGGACTTTCTTTGGCTCGTTGACTATGGATCGAATGACAACACGGATAGCACATTCTGGCTCCGCACGGACTTTTCAGGGGAAGTACAGTTTCAGCGCATGCTGTCCGCTCCGACGAACTCGATGCAAAACTTTGCACCTGCGAATGACGATTTCCTGACCACAGGCTATTCTCCATTCGGAACTCAGAACAGGAACGTTGTCTCCGGGCGGGCAAATGTTGCGGGCTATTGGTATTACAACGATCCCGTTGATCTTCCGTTTAGTCAGGAAGGCTACGGTTTTGTGCCGAATGACGATGAGATCATCGAAGTTATCGGACGGTCAGCCACGTCCGATTCGACGGGCGGGAATCCGTGTATTTTTTATTTGGGCGGCGGCGGGTTCTCAAGCTATCTCTATCCGATTCCCGCGCTGTTGGAATTTGGAGTTGTTGAATTGGACAGCGCGGCAACCCGCGAGCTCGGACTATCCATCACGTGGGATTCTTCTGTAACCATTACGGATTTTGCCGTTCCCGATTGGGCGGCGCTATCGCTGGACGTGCCCGTGACGATTCAGGCCGGAGAAACTCTGCATTGCCAAGCAGTGTTCAGGCCGAATGCCTTGACGCAGTTCACGGACACGATTCACATATTTTCGGATGCAAGGAATCAAGACCTCGGCATTCCGATTCACGGTGCGGCTCCTTATCCTGAGTGCCGTCCTTCGTTGGCGACGGTGAATTTTTTCTGGACGTTTGTGGGCGACAGCGTGCGGCGGCCTTTGAGTATTCGCAATACGGGAACCGTGCCGCTGCATATTGATCCGATTGCGGAGCCTGTTCCGTTTTTTCTCGATTCTACGGGACCGTTTGTGGTTCCGGCGGATTCGTACGCTGTTTTGTGGTTTGAGTTTTGGCCGGATTCGGGGATTGACTATGAACGGCTGATGATTTTGAACAGCGATGATCCCGGCGGGCCGGACACGGTCAGGTTGTTGGGGCGCGGCATCGCACAAGAAGTTGACGCGAACGACCGTCCGGAGTTGCCGACGGAGTTTGCGGTGTATCCGGCTTATCCGAATCCGTTTAACGCGACGGTTTCGATTCGGTTTGATTTGCCTGTGACGGAAACCGTGGAGCTTGTACTGTTTGATTTACAGGGCAGGCGAGTGAAGAGTGTTTTGAGCGAAGTGTTGAACGCGGGGTCGCGCGTCGTGCACATCGACGGAGAATCTTTAGCTTCTGGGATTTACTTTGCGAGAATCAGCACGGAGGCGGAGCATGTCGTACAGAAATTGCTGCTTGTTCGGTAG
- a CDS encoding choice-of-anchor D domain-containing protein: MSYRNCCLFGSLLWVGLFSGLGFCQPTQLDSVFRFEQVVGVLGHVAELPNGDWLVNELVQSPESFSWQLRRMTPQREFVWSSYLLDYSSSGEAVFAVGENSVFMICEQYFRTDSTSGTYRKVGLCYGLDGDSLWYNSYDDSTEYTSLKSAVAVPGGFVVLGGKSRHEGTHVIWQARLFGIDESGEILWDRLLCTSSSTPGNIVAVGDSLLLSYSEYQQDRKVLHVVSTTYGGTVLSSRDVEVDGSIDLDNSVLIAGEEFVDILWEVSENSPQFAWRQLRLTYDNRVLIYTKAVRQSALIRGFVPEVDGMTVVGYQPFEDGDYDIFVGRFNQNGRWHYYNRMQHPDWQVVYSKTAAQEDELCLLGFSSGLPFSQVPSLFYVNIEDQSSYLYCSPWGADFGIVSLDSTAERSFQFNVTGNEPVTITSVILPEDFAIGLVLPVTLAPGETTDIPIVYRPSELVVRDDTLRLICSAANDTFDIYVQGQAPFPVCAPDTHAINFNWIFAGDTVYRSLFVRNPGTATLHIDALEDPLPFWVEPHGPLEIPADSSVELTIGFTAAMADTFERTLAINSDEPDAPDSVRLKGRTLSHSTDADETPGLPTEFAVYPAYPNPFNATVTIRFDLPVAQLVELVLFDIQGRRVKSVLSGMTNAGSHVVQIDGGNFASGIYFAALKAGNNRIVQKLLLVK; this comes from the coding sequence ATGTCGTACAGAAATTGCTGCTTGTTCGGTAGTCTGTTGTGGGTTGGGTTGTTTTCGGGGTTGGGATTTTGTCAACCGACACAATTGGACAGCGTCTTCCGCTTTGAGCAAGTGGTCGGAGTACTCGGGCACGTCGCGGAACTACCGAACGGGGACTGGCTCGTCAATGAGTTGGTTCAATCGCCCGAATCATTCTCATGGCAGCTCCGACGCATGACGCCGCAGCGCGAGTTTGTATGGTCTTCGTATTTGCTCGACTACAGTTCCTCCGGCGAGGCGGTCTTCGCGGTCGGCGAGAATTCCGTGTTTATGATTTGCGAACAGTATTTTCGAACGGATTCGACGTCGGGAACATATCGAAAAGTTGGCTTGTGCTACGGTCTTGACGGCGACAGCTTGTGGTATAATTCGTACGACGATTCGACGGAGTACACTTCTTTGAAATCTGCCGTCGCTGTGCCCGGAGGGTTTGTCGTGCTGGGCGGAAAGTCGCGGCACGAAGGCACCCATGTGATCTGGCAAGCACGACTGTTCGGGATCGACGAGAGCGGCGAAATACTGTGGGACAGGCTGCTCTGCACATCGTCCAGCACGCCGGGGAACATAGTCGCGGTCGGGGATTCTTTGCTGCTGTCGTACTCGGAATATCAGCAAGACAGGAAAGTGCTTCACGTCGTCTCGACAACCTACGGCGGAACGGTGCTAAGTTCGCGCGACGTTGAGGTGGACGGTTCGATTGATCTTGACAACTCGGTGCTCATTGCCGGTGAGGAGTTTGTCGATATTTTGTGGGAAGTGTCGGAGAATTCTCCGCAATTCGCTTGGCGGCAGCTTCGCTTGACATATGACAACCGGGTATTGATCTACACGAAGGCCGTCAGGCAAAGTGCGCTGATTCGCGGATTCGTTCCCGAAGTGGACGGAATGACCGTAGTTGGCTACCAACCCTTTGAAGACGGAGACTACGATATTTTCGTCGGGCGATTCAATCAGAACGGCCGCTGGCACTACTATAACCGCATGCAACACCCGGATTGGCAAGTGGTCTACTCCAAGACGGCTGCGCAAGAAGACGAGTTGTGTCTATTGGGGTTCAGTTCGGGCCTGCCCTTCAGCCAGGTTCCTTCGCTGTTTTATGTGAACATCGAAGATCAGAGTTCGTACTTGTATTGCAGTCCGTGGGGAGCGGATTTTGGTATCGTTTCCTTGGACAGTACGGCAGAGCGGAGTTTTCAGTTTAACGTTACGGGCAACGAGCCAGTGACGATCACGTCGGTCATTTTGCCTGAAGATTTTGCAATCGGTTTGGTCCTGCCCGTGACTCTTGCACCGGGCGAGACGACGGATATTCCGATTGTGTACAGACCGTCTGAACTTGTGGTCCGCGACGATACGCTTAGGCTGATCTGCTCTGCCGCGAACGACACCTTTGATATTTATGTGCAAGGACAGGCTCCGTTTCCGGTTTGCGCGCCGGATACACATGCCATAAATTTCAATTGGATTTTCGCCGGGGACACGGTATACCGGAGTTTGTTCGTGCGCAATCCGGGGACAGCGACGCTGCATATCGATGCGCTTGAAGATCCTCTGCCGTTTTGGGTCGAGCCGCACGGACCGCTTGAAATTCCGGCGGACTCATCCGTCGAGTTGACGATTGGTTTCACGGCGGCCATGGCAGATACATTTGAGCGCACGTTGGCCATTAACAGCGACGAACCCGACGCGCCGGACTCTGTTCGATTGAAAGGCCGCACACTTTCACATTCGACAGACGCAGACGAGACTCCGGGTCTGCCGACGGAGTTCGCGGTGTATCCGGCTTATCCGAATCCGTTTAACGCGACGGTAACGATTCGGTTTGATTTGCCGGTGGCACAGCTTGTGGAGCTTGTGCTGTTTGATATTCAGGGCAGGCGAGTGAAGAGTGTTTTGAGTGGTATGACGAACGCGGGGTCGCACGTGGTGCAGATTGACGGGGGGAATTTTGCGAGCGGGATTTATTTTGCGGCTTTGAAGGCGGGCAACAACCGAATAGTCCAGAAACTTTTGTTGGTCAAATGA
- a CDS encoding T9SS type A sorting domain-containing protein, with protein MYRSIFATIVCAICLLSETGLGQNVVALGSYPLSEYSNDIEIGGAYAFLAYGENGLLILDASDPANIVEAGSLEFNAECRDIVLLDTLAYVICDDGIHVIDISNVQEPVEVGFDSLDNDYGAEGVFYDHYFVAGTPGGIHVYDIADPLNPSEVSQLELECCLGGIALSDHYIVVAQLWFYSGIRVVNIEDPLNPEVVGEATANDWGHGVTVVGDFAAVAVDMAGMQVFDISQPSSPELISTMPLNSFSITNSISSSGNYVFVTGQSEWLYVLNLENGSEPISVGRSLETLDGTEVAVSLNGQYAYTADNRRFQVFDCSAALPVENDRSALLPTEISLQAYPNPFNPSTSLSFELPKDVDVTLSVFDIQGRLVDEIVNGHLAAGAHTVNWSCAECASGVYLAAMKAGSFSATRKLLLLK; from the coding sequence ATGTATCGGAGTATTTTTGCAACTATCGTCTGCGCAATTTGCTTGCTTAGTGAAACTGGTTTGGGACAGAATGTCGTCGCACTCGGGAGCTATCCCCTAAGCGAGTATTCAAATGATATCGAGATTGGAGGGGCTTATGCTTTCTTGGCATACGGAGAAAACGGACTCTTGATTTTGGATGCAAGTGATCCAGCGAACATCGTTGAAGCAGGTTCACTTGAGTTTAATGCTGAATGCCGGGATATTGTGCTGCTCGATACCCTTGCCTATGTTATTTGTGATGATGGGATCCACGTCATTGACATTTCAAATGTGCAAGAGCCGGTTGAAGTGGGATTCGATTCACTGGATAATGACTACGGCGCTGAAGGCGTATTTTATGATCACTATTTTGTTGCAGGAACTCCCGGAGGGATTCATGTTTATGATATTGCAGATCCGCTGAACCCTTCGGAAGTTTCTCAGCTTGAGTTGGAGTGCTGTCTTGGCGGGATAGCATTGAGCGATCACTACATCGTCGTCGCTCAATTGTGGTTTTATTCGGGAATCAGAGTTGTGAACATCGAAGATCCGCTAAATCCAGAGGTGGTTGGCGAAGCAACTGCGAATGATTGGGGGCATGGCGTAACCGTAGTTGGCGATTTTGCCGCAGTAGCAGTTGATATGGCGGGAATGCAGGTCTTTGACATTTCGCAGCCATCATCTCCCGAGCTTATTTCCACCATGCCATTAAATAGTTTTTCCATCACAAATTCCATTTCATCTTCGGGGAACTACGTGTTTGTGACTGGACAGAGTGAATGGCTTTATGTCCTAAACTTAGAGAACGGGTCCGAACCGATCTCAGTCGGTAGAAGCCTGGAAACGCTTGACGGAACCGAAGTTGCCGTGAGTTTGAACGGTCAATACGCTTACACTGCCGACAATAGGCGATTTCAAGTTTTCGACTGCAGCGCGGCCCTGCCGGTGGAAAATGACCGCTCAGCTTTGTTGCCGACGGAGATTTCGCTTCAGGCTTACCCCAACCCGTTCAATCCTTCGACCTCGCTGTCGTTTGAGTTGCCGAAGGATGTGGACGTGACGCTCTCGGTGTTTGATATTCAGGGGCGGTTGGTTGATGAGATTGTGAATGGACATCTTGCTGCTGGCGCGCATACGGTGAATTGGTCTTGCGCGGAATGTGCGTCGGGAGTTTATTTGGCGGCGATGAAGGCCGGGAGTTTCTCGGCTACGCGGAAACTGCTTTTGTTGAAATAA